A genome region from Triticum aestivum cultivar Chinese Spring chromosome 2B, IWGSC CS RefSeq v2.1, whole genome shotgun sequence includes the following:
- the LOC123046271 gene encoding probable methyltransferase PMT15, which translates to MAVGAKLHLSPAARRPTLPQLLAVALLCSASYLAGVWHHGGFTAAPAAGGGGASPSPVSIATAASVACVSPTTAGVARVGGAPLDFEAHHAADDTEAVNAAPARRAYEACLAKYSEYTPCEDVERSLRFPRDRLVYRERHCPAEGERLRCLVPAPKGYRTPFPWPTSRDVAWFANVPHKELTVEKAVQNWIHVDGDKFRFPGGGTMFPHGAGAYIDDIGKLIPLHDGSIRTALDTGCGVASWGAYLLSRNILAMSFAPRDSHEAQVQFALERGVPAMIGVLASNRLTYPARAFDMAHCSRCLIPWQLYDGLYLIEVDRILRPGGYWILSGPPINWKKHSKGWQRTREDLNAEQQAIESVAKSLCWKKIKEVGDIAIWQKPTNHIHCKASRRVIKSPPFCSNKNPDAAWYDKMEACITPLPEASDIKEVAGGELKKWPQRLTAVPPRIASGSIEGVTAEMFNEDTKLWKKRVGHYKSVISQFGQKDRYRNLLDMNARFGGFTAALAGDPMWVMNMVPTVGNSTTLGVIYERGLIGNYQDWCEGMSTYPRTYDLIHADSVFSLYKDRCEMDTILLEMDRILRPEGTVIIRDDVDLLVKIKSVADGMRWNSQIVDHEDGPLVREKLLLVVKTYWTLGDEKQ; encoded by the exons ATGGCGGTGGGCGCGAAGCTGCACCTCTCGCCGGCCGCCCGGCGCCCGACGCTGCCCCAGCTCCTGGCCGTCGCGCTGCTCTGCTCCGCGTCCTACCTCGCCGGCGTCTGGCACCACGGCGGCTTCACCGCTGCCCCCGCGGCCGGCGGCGgtggcgcctccccctcccccgtctccatcgccaccgccgcctccgtcgcctgcgTCTCTCCCACCACGGCCGGCGTCGCCCGCGTCGGCGGCGCCCCCCTCGACTTCGAGGCGCACCACGCCGCGGACGACACGGAGGCGGTGAACGCCGCGCCGGCGCGGCGCGCGTACGAGGCGTGCCTGGCCAAGTACTCCGAGTACACCCCGTGCGAGGACGTGGAGCGGTCGCTGCGGTTCCCGCGCGACCGGCTCGTGTACCGGGAGCGCCACTGCCCGGCGGAGGGCGAGCGGCTGCGGTGCCTCGTCCCGGCGCCCAAGGGGTACCGCACCCCGTTCCCGTGGCCCACCAGCCGCGACGTCGCGTGGTTCGCCAACGTGCCGCACAAGGAGCTCACCGTGGAGAAGGCGGTGCAGAACTGGATCCACGTCGACGGCGACAAGTTCCGCTTCCCGGGCGGCGGCACCATGTTCCCCCACGGCGCCGGcgcctacatcgacgacatcggcaagcTCATCCCCCTCCACGACGGATCCATCCGCACCGCGCTCGACACCGGCTGCGGG GTGGCGAGCTGGGGAGCGTACCTGTTGTCACGCAACATCCTGGCCATGTCGTTCGCTCCGCGGGACTCGCACGAGGCGCAGGTACAGTTCGCGCTGGAACGCGGGGTGCCGGCGATGATCGGCGTCCTCGCCTCCAACAGGCTCACCTATCCTGCACGCGCCTTCGACATGGCGCACTGCTCCCGCTGCCTCATCCCCTGGCAGCTCTACG ATGGGCTGTACTTGATCGAGGTGGATCGCATCCTTCGTCCTGGGGGCTACTGGATCCTGTCCGGGCCACCGATCAACTGGAAGAAGCACTCGAAGGGGTGGCAGAGGACCAGGGAGGATCTGAACGCAGAGCAGCAAGCCATCGAGTCAGTCGCCAAGAGCCTCTGCTGGAAGAAGATCAAGGAGGTTGGCGACATTGCGATCTGGCAAAAACCTACCAACCACATCCACTGCAAGGCCTCCCGCAGAGTCATCAAGTCCCCGCCGTTCTGCTCCAATAAAAACCCAGACGCTGCCTG GTACGACAAGATGGAGGCTTGTATAACTCCTCTCCCGGAGGCTAGTGACATCAAGGAGGTCGCCGGCGGTGAGCTGAAGAAGTGGCCGCAGAGGCTCACTGCCGTGCCACCCAGAATTGCCAGTGGCAGTATTGAGGGGGTCACTGCCGAAATGTTTAACGAAGATACCAAGTTATGGAAGAAGAGAGTTGGGCACTACAAGTCCGTGATAAGCCAGTTTGGGCAGAAGGACCGGTACCGCAACTTGCTCGATATGAATGCGCGCTTTGGCGGCTTCACTGCGGCATTGGCGGGTGACCCTATGTGGGTCATGAACATGGTCCCAACCGTTGGAAATTCAACGACCCTTGGGGTGATATACGAGCGTGGCCTCATTGGAAACTACCAAGACTG GTGCGAGGGCATGTCCACCTATCCCCGGACCTACGACCTCATTCATGCTGATTCAGTTTTCAGTCTGTACAAGGACAG GTGCGAGATGGACACCATCCTGCTGGAAATGGACAGAATCCTGAGGCCGGAGGGCACGGTGATCATCAGGGACGACGTGGACCTGCTAGTGAAGATAAAGAGCGTCGCGGACGGGATGAGATGGAATAGCCAGATCGTGGACCACGAAGACGGTCCGCTCGTCCGGGAGAAGCTCCTCCTTGTTGTGAAGACATACTGGACACTCGGGGACGAGAAACAATAG